A section of the Kribbella sp. HUAS MG21 genome encodes:
- a CDS encoding (deoxy)nucleoside triphosphate pyrophosphohydrolase: MAVVRDGLVLAAYRPGDDGGWEFPGGKVEPGETDEQAAVREIREELDLEIKVGESLGPGVDISPEYRLHVYLATAVGGDPVLREHSELRWFAAAELDERDWLAPDRPFVRVLRTSL, from the coding sequence GTGGCGGTAGTACGCGACGGGCTGGTGCTGGCGGCGTACCGGCCGGGGGACGATGGCGGGTGGGAGTTCCCGGGCGGGAAGGTGGAGCCGGGGGAGACCGACGAGCAGGCCGCGGTCCGGGAGATCCGCGAGGAGCTGGACCTGGAGATCAAGGTCGGCGAGTCGCTGGGGCCCGGTGTGGACATCTCCCCGGAGTACCGGCTGCACGTCTACCTGGCGACGGCCGTCGGCGGCGACCCGGTACTGCGGGAGCACTCGGAGCTCAGGTGGTTCGCCGCCGCGGAGCTCGACGAGCGGGACTGGCTGGCGCCGGACCGCCCGTTCGTCCGGGTTTTGCGGACCAGCTTGTAA
- a CDS encoding ABC transporter permease — MTLGVSETQPPDEGLPADALAETAEAKEIEGRSLGRIAWTRLRRDKIAVISAIVILLIIAVAIFAPLIVKLNGFPPDQFNKLDADGNPLLNTRDGGIPIGGLWGSGTSAEHWLGVEPQNGRDVFSRLVYGTRVSLLVALGGTIIAVVLGTVIGMVSGYFGGWVDTALSRLMDIMLSFPSLLFVMALTPVIASRGQDLFGIPDDNTLRMGVLMFVLGFFGWAYLARIVRGQTLSLREREFVEAARSLGAGPFYVIFRQVLPNLLPTLLVYTTLLIPSYITAEAALSFLGVGIKEPTSSWGRMIADASAWIESNPLYLFFPGMALFITVLAFNLLGDSVRDALDPRAGRG; from the coding sequence ATGACGCTGGGGGTATCGGAGACACAGCCCCCCGACGAGGGACTGCCGGCGGACGCGCTTGCCGAGACTGCCGAGGCGAAGGAGATCGAGGGCCGGTCGCTCGGCCGGATCGCCTGGACGCGGCTGCGCCGGGACAAGATCGCCGTGATCAGCGCGATCGTGATCCTGCTGATCATCGCGGTCGCGATCTTCGCGCCGCTGATCGTCAAGCTGAACGGGTTCCCGCCGGACCAGTTCAACAAGCTCGACGCCGACGGCAACCCGCTGCTGAACACCCGGGACGGCGGGATCCCGATCGGCGGCCTGTGGGGCAGCGGCACCAGCGCCGAGCACTGGCTCGGCGTCGAGCCGCAGAACGGGCGGGACGTGTTCTCCCGGCTGGTCTACGGCACCCGCGTCTCGCTGCTGGTGGCGCTCGGCGGCACGATCATCGCGGTCGTGCTCGGCACCGTCATCGGGATGGTCTCCGGGTACTTCGGCGGCTGGGTCGACACCGCGCTCAGCCGGCTGATGGACATCATGCTGAGCTTCCCGTCGCTGCTGTTCGTGATGGCGCTGACGCCGGTGATCGCCTCCCGCGGTCAGGACCTGTTCGGCATCCCCGACGACAACACGCTGCGGATGGGCGTGCTGATGTTCGTCCTGGGCTTCTTCGGCTGGGCCTACCTGGCCCGGATCGTCCGCGGCCAGACGCTGTCGCTGCGCGAGCGCGAGTTCGTCGAGGCGGCCAGATCGCTCGGCGCCGGGCCGTTCTACGTGATCTTCCGGCAGGTGCTCCCGAACCTGCTGCCGACGCTGCTGGTCTACACGACGCTGCTGATCCCGAGCTACATCACCGCGGAGGCGGCGCTGTCGTTCCTCGGTGTCGGGATCAAGGAGCCGACCTCGTCCTGGGGCCGGATGATCGCCGACGCGTCGGCCTGGATCGAGAGCAACCCGCTGTACCTGTTCTTCCCCGGGATGGCGCTGTTCATCACCGTGCTGGCGTTCAACCTGCTCGGTGACTCGGTCCGCGACGCCCTCGACCCGCGTGCCGGAAGGGGCTGA